The nucleotide sequence TTTATGACAaaagtgcacctcaaaaatctacatcctaacaggagttctgacctttgtcacaaaagacatTCTTCGTTGCATTTTTCCCTAACACGcgttagaaatcataagaaattatatatcaccTGAAATTAAGCTTGGAAAGTGCATTTTcacgtctatgttcaaaaatgagagtgacagttaaagggctaaactttttaacacatttacctcaaaatgatgggatCTACTCACTAtatagctatgagagagagagagacaggaatattttctgatcataaatgtaggggtgtaattaaaatcagtgtcagccaatggactaaaaaatacactatttcagtagtgacataaaaaaaatgtaggacacttcacttaaaaaaatccaaaatatatatttttaaaacaacaatggaataaaatgcaaaaattatttctatatcattttcacaagttgaagtttaggggttagggttcaggacaggcacctcccaattgaaagtacccaattaatgatgattttatatatattagcttactgatattttaaatattattgtttcaaTAGATTATATAAGGATCTAGTAaacatctaaaatgtaaatacttaaatgctttttaaatgtgatttttttttcttctgtagaaTGGCCTAGGTATCAGGAATCATCtttgttatataatattttaaatattttagctaTGTTTTGGAGTGTATCTTTTAATCTGAAAGTCACGTGAGCCAACTGGTGTCCAAAACCAGGGGAATGTCAAAGGAAGAAGACAAATAGTCCTTTCCCACCCACCGCTACACTCACACCCATGCTGACCTTAGCCACCTCTTGGTGTTCTTCCCCCAGATGTCTTAAGTCATAAATCCCATTAGTCAAGGTTTCTCAGAgccattaaatgtaattttcccAATTTCTGTGGATTGTTTCATCACTTAACTGTGCTGCGAGAGCATACGACCATCAGTCACACTGCTAAATATATCTccacaaataaaaatcaaaaagaatTGGGTGTtccaatataaaaacaatactcAATTTTTGTGATaagtctttaataataatagctttagtacgaataaacacattttgatataaaacaatagTTTTGAGCATATCTCTGCTACGAATTCCAGACAACCTAGCTGACACGGGACATGCCAAACATGACAAAGTCTAATCTTGTTCTTTTCCAGTGTGTCGCCTCACTCTCAGCCACCTTAAACTCATGCCCCATTGCAAATCATCCATGGCAAGGCCAACCTTCCAGTCGTGACCCTGCTTTCATgtgaacacataaaaaaatgaagtttaGCTTAAGGGTTTAAGGTTGAATCAACTGGGGCTTGATTTTTCAACCATGCCTTTGTGGCTAATTGAACACTTAATTTGGGTTTTTTGAGATTTTGTATTTGTTATCATAGCTAGGCAAGATAATCAGCTGAAATGTTGTAGTCGTTTGGATTTTTCTAAGCTGattgaattcatttaatttgaatgtgaatatcaaaatacattttttcagttgaatCTATCTGTAGCAGTGAGTTGCCTTCATTGGCTAACCTAACAAACGAAATGGAGTTCATTGcggttgtttaaaaaaaaaaaaaggaggaatTCACTTCATCTCCACATAATTAGCAAGGTGTCAAGGGggagtttttattttgatcttGATTTCGTAAATAAGATGTCAATGAGGTGCTTCACTGAAACCACAGAAGCAGAGCAGAACAAGCTATCACCAATCAATAgagttttaattagtttttttagtcaacatttaaagggCCACAGTTTTGTCACTGTGCTCTACTGTAGGGCTGGCACTTTCGCCGACGGGACGGTAGCTGGCAAGTATTTGTTTATAAACCCTACTTGTTTGGGTACAATACTTGAACTAACTTCTATTCAGCAAACAGTGTGAATCCATGCAAAGCCTTTTCCCAAAGTCCTTTTGAAGGCGACAGCCCATTGAAGGAGGAGGAGAGGGGGATTAGCGTCTTCAGCAGCAGCGCATTTCCGAGGGAGCTGATTAGCTCGCCATTCATTGTTAAATCGAGCAAAGGAAGGCCCTAGAGGACTGAAAAGAGCCAAATAGGTGGGCCTGGAATAAAACATCCACAGGAAGCCCAACACAGGCTACATGAAGTTttcccaacatttttttttctcccgaGATGGCGGCATGAAAAAGGAGATTAGCATACAAAATTAGATGCTAGATGATTTGTGGGGCGACTTGGTTCATGTTTTCCCTCTGTCTCAACAAAGTTAATTAAACTAGTCTTAAACAGTAAAGAAACATCCAAGCGCAAAGCATTGGGAGTGCTTTGAGGATTACTAAGACAGAAAAGGAGGCATTTGTGAAGAAGAAATTGAGAGAGGCGTGAAGGAAGGAAGACTATAATTAAATGCTCTCTCTCATTGTCTCTCTGCCCCAGGGTTATGTGACATCAAGCTGAAGAATACAGAAAGAAATGGGGTTATATATGCCAAAGACAAAGAAATCATTAGGTCTGAGCAACACGGTAAATCATTCGATTTCATACTGCGCAGgactgcgttttttttttttaacacttaaaatgtcattattgtGAAGCACGTTTATTTccgaacacaaaagaaaatagcaGAGGATGTTTTACTACACAAACAAGAAGTGGCTTAGTTAATTCAGATGCATTCAGCTAAcctaaatgaatgaaaacattaaaagaagATACTATTACGTATCTTTAAttatgaaattgaaaaaaacataGAAAGAAACTATCATAGAAAAACAGCACTATAGTATCTGTgcaataaattaacaatataCAAAGTGCTTCCTCTTATTTACAGTTCATATACAGCATCAGGGTAAAACTATCGTCGAAATTCTAAAACAGATGGAAACAGACAAGGAAAACGTAGGTAAGAAATGATTCTCATGGCAGCTGGAGAAGTGGCCCGATCGTGAAGTCAAAACCATTCCAATAAATTATCCATCAAAGTACATCCCTGTTGGTGAATGCAGAGGTTATTTACAGTCTATTGTGCTACATACTGGTTAGATGCGGTGTTCAGTGCTATCTTACAACTGTATACGGGAGTAATTGTGAAAGAATACAGATCAAATAAGCGTTTAAAGTAACATCTATGGAGATctacactctttaaaataaaggttccaaaagggtgttttttgcagtgatgccataggagaaccatttttggttcccctaagaacctttcagtgaacagtttttaaaatctaaagaaccttttctgcatttgaaaggttccgtGGATGTTCAGCGTTCTtaatggaaccatcaatgccaataaagaacctttatttttaagagtgtagaatAATCATCGTGGTTCCCCAATGAAGCTTTCAGTCAGTTCTTAAAGGAATCCTTTTAAAGaatataaaatctaaagaacctttttccgctataaagatttttttgtgaaatagaTGGAAgcaaagaacctttattttaaagagtgtaggtcttcattaaaggagaagtccacttccagaacaaaaatttacagataatgttctcaccccgttgtcatacaagatgttcatgtctttctttctttagtcgataAGACATTATGTTTctagacttcaatggtgccccaaagtttgaacttccaaaatgcagtttaaatggagcttcaaagggctctaaactatctcagctgaggaagaagggtcttgtctagcaaaacgatcggccattttctAATCAAATTGAcagtttgtatactttttaacctcaaaaatGCTCGCCTTGTCTCATCTCTacgatgcgcatgcgtagtctgtgtaatccgggtcaatacagttaaggtatttcaaaaaactcccgtctcgctTTCTTCTTCAAAGTCGAAATCgttctacattgctgttttaccttattttttttttttgtaaagggcgtttgatctactttgtatgttcactttgtgaacactgggttggtacttctgcagcaatgtaggacatttttaaagttgggggaaaaaaagggggGTGTCTATCAACCCTACCCTAACtattgaccgtattgaaccgaaaaagaaaacagagttcacgcagacttagacaagatgagcgtttgatgttaaaaaggatataaattgttaatttgtttcgaaaattacagatcgttttgctagataagacccttcttcctcggctgggatcatttagagccatttgaagctgcatttaaactgcattttggaagctgaaacttgggagcaccattgaagtccattatatagagataattcctgatttttttttcctctagaaacaatgttttcatttttgttctggaagtgaacttgtcCTTTAAAGCATTTAGAAGGACTTTTGAGCTTAGTTTGTGCAAGCTCAGGATGtattctgagataaaaacatCTGCTTAACTTCTAGACCACCATAGCAAACAGTTCAAGGCATCTCTAGTGCTTCTTCTTCAACCGGTAGCTTTTCCTCCGGCTGGCACTATCGTTCTTGACCCGTTTGGTTCTCTTGACACAGTAGTACTTTGTGACAGTTTTGCGGCACTGCTCGCATTTTACAGCGCAGCACCAGTGGAATTTGCAGTTGCAGCTGGACACGGTTTCAGCCCTGCGCTCCTCCACAGCCAGGCCACACTCTCCGCACAGCCGCTTGCAGCTACGCTTCTCCCATTTGCTCAGATTCTTGCCCTTCCTCAAGCACTCACGGCCCTCCGTTCCCGGCAGGCCCAGAGTGCGGTTCTCCAAGCAGTAGTCGGGGGAGTCCTCCAAGTGCACCAGCTCTTTGCGCGAGATGGAGCTGAAGGTCTCGGCGATGGCGCCGCGGCTGGCTGCGCTGTTGCCTGCGCCGCGCAACAGGTCCACCTTGACGGCCCTGTGATATTTCTCCTTTAGGTAGTTGCCCACCTCTCGGAACTCGGGCAACTGCAGCCAGCAGGTCTGAGTGGTGCAGCTGCCAGACACTCCATGGCACTTGCACGTCCTCTGCATGGTTCCTTTCACAGCCTGGTTGAAGAGAGGATCTCGCGTTAAAGAACTCACTCATTCATGCATTCTAGAGGCAAATGTTCATGTTTCAAAACATTCTAATTAGGACTGAACTCATCAGTCGAAATATACAATGCGCTCTTTAGTAGGCTCCCTATACATCCACTTAAACAAGCAGAAGGAAACTGCGAGTTAAGAGGAAGAGGTTCAAGGTTCAAGTCTGGGTTTTCTCTTTTCTTGGTGGTCGTACAATAATTCCTGACTTCGGCTGAAACAAACAGCTGTCTTCTAAAAAGGAACGCCTCTTTTCTCATTCGCTCGCGGAAGACGCCGAATCAGGGTCTCACATCGAGCTAGATTGTTCGGCGCAGGAAAGGGgtgtatttattttgcatagCCATTGTCaacatgttttctgtcataGGCAGGCCCAGTGGCAAGTCCATTGAGGAGGAAGTGAAAAAGAATTCTTTCACATTTTTTCAGTTACAATGATGCTCCAGGTGCCAATGAATTGACAAAACCTGCAGACGGGGCACAGACAGGATAAACAAAGAGCACTTGAGCCACATGGCTGTGATCCCCGTGGCTCTCTCAAGTACAACAAAGACCAACATAAATGTAAGATCCTTATTGCAAGAATAAAACTAAACACTTATTTGGGAAGCAACAGAATACAGAACCTTTGCAATGTGTGGACCCCTAGGTCGTCTAATTAAGCTTGCACCACTGATCCCAAGAATCTCAAGTTAAGGCCTCGTCATAAAGGACATTCACAGGCTGTAAATAGGCCCTTCTGGTACAGCGCACACTCTATTGGGAGAACGAGTGGCACCTTGCTTATAGGGCCGTGAATGAAACTCTTGGGTGGTAAGCTATCATTAGAAGCGCTgaaaaatgattcaaaagccaCTCCGCGAGCTGTTGGTGGCCGACGGACGTGCCTCAATTTTAGCCCCGATGACTTCATATACCTTGCGTCCTACTTCGTTGTTGTGCAGGTTCATGGCGGCTCGTGCGTCCTGTCCCGTTTCCAGTGCATCCACAAACTGCTTGGAGATAGCCTCTCCGAATCCAACGTTATCGCTGCAGCCTCCCCATAGCCATCCTTGACCACCTGAGATGAcagaattatgatttttgtatatttgtagcaatagccaacaatatatatgtatgagtCTAAATTAtcaatgtttcttttatgctaaaaatcattaggatattaagtaaagatcatgttccatgaagatattttaaaaccgtaaatgtatcaaaacttaattttttattaagaactccatttggacaactttaaaggcgattttctcaatattttgatttttttgcaccctcagattttagattttcaaatcaTCGTATCTCGGCCAgacattgtcctatcctaacaaaccatacatcaatgaaagcttatttattaatgagATTGAAAAGATGATTAATCAGTCTCAAACTGACCAGGGTCCAGCGTCACATATATACTTAAATGTGGCATAtacttttaaagaaattacttttgttaaatattgacagcatttatgaaacaatattgttttctacaaaaataatttgcacTTGTCCCTCCTTTTCCTAACAAAAAAGCCAAATTTGAGGCTACAGGAAGGCACTTAAAATGGCACCAAAtattgaaaaatttaaatgcaaaaaatttgaggcttacaataaaatatatataatatattttattataaaagttattatacttatacactgctgttcaaaagtttgaagagaattttttttctttgtaaaacaaatgaatatgTTTATTCAACGAATAAAatcgaaagtgacagtaaattgatttaaaatacaaaattttaaaatgtctaatatctattttaaatgaatgctgttcttttaaaaatttcaatttaaaaaattacatgtcAAAGAACCAAACTGAGATAAATTAATCAGTTTCCACAAGTATATTGCACatcacaattgttttcaacattgtaagaaatgtttattaggcaatcatcattaaaaaaatgtttcttgagcaccaaattaattatataaattacattttaaaatatactgaaatagaaaacagttattctaaatttgtaataatatttcacaataatactattattactgtATGTtcgatgaaataaatgcagacttggggACACCAAGGGTCAGTTGCATAAACATCGTCACTACTTTGAGAAATAGTTTGACTAACTAGCAGTTAATCGAGTCTTACTTTTTAGATTCAAATTAAATCAATCTACACGTTCATGTAACTGACTTGAAAAAGGTATGACTAGTcttgcaaaataaattaaaggtggcttggtgacaaaaaaaaattaggtgACTAACTTGTAAGACTAGTTGAAACAGTTTATGCAACCGATGACAGATATctgaatggtagtttatatataaatgtacttAAATGAATTATTCTGTTAAAACTCATGTTGTATTTGACCTGTAATGTTGTTCTCATCACCTTTGAGGtaattttaaggttttagtTAGAAGGTCATGGGAACAAAAGTTGTTCAGTTGAATATAACTCGACACTTCTTTTAACCAAAATATCCCTTTAACGTCGACTTATTTTCCATCTATGTTGAGATTTAGTTTATCACCTCTTTGGCCATTCCTGGTGTCGTCACATCCGCAGTTGTCAAAGTCACCGAGGCTGCAATTCCTTGTAAGGGTATACATGACTCCAGCAGAGCTGATGGCATGGAAAAACGCTGTCTCTCTGTTTGCTGTAATAGAGACAACAGTGAAATGAATACGCTGTGAAAATGctattttactgaaatatcaTGTTCTAggctaataaaaatacaagcagcCAACAAGCAGTCAACATCATTGATTTTCTTCCTCATTAGATGATGTACTCAAATCTTTAGCATCCATCTCAGTAATGATGGCTTTTGACTCTTATTTCCCTTGCATCAAACATGGAGTAGCGCTGTTGGTCTGCTCTCATAACATTGTCAGTCTGGGGTCGGACTGGACTGCGACAGGTCCCCTCTTTGGCACTTAAGGAATGCCTAATGAAAGAAGTCTGAGGCAAACCTTTGACCCGCACCCTTTGACTTGAGAGGGCGTCCatttcactcactcactctggTGCACAATATCCCCTTGGTGGCTTTTCTATTTGCCTATTAACAGACCAGGTTTAATTGACTCAAGAATGCAGTGTTTTCAAGCATATTAACATTGGGAGACGGTTCTCTGTGGTTTAAACAGGATCGTTGGGTTTGTTTTAAGCGCTGTATCTGTGATTGATACAGATCGTGGCTTTGAGTCACATAAAACACATTCTTGTACTTTTATTCTATCATGATATGTGTATTTGTAGAGAGCTGAAAGCACAATATACATCAAACAGGCATCAGCAGAGGTCATAGTTCTCACCGCTTCTGAGTCCACTGTGGGTGGAGAGCTGAAGAGCCCTCTCCGGGCAGTTCCAGCGGTCCCACGCAAACTGATACTTGCACTCTTCAATCCCACTTTGAGCTCCTGCAGCCACACTGCTGGAGTAGATCAAGTAGGCCTGAAACAATGCAAACCACACCAAAAAGATTTGGGATGAAATACGCACTCACTATGAAGTGCTTACAAAGCACTGTGAATAAAACTAATGATAAAATTAGATGCTTTTTATTCTTAGCATGCACCGTTCATATAAAAATGCACCtgtatgttaatttattaaataattatgtttacacattttaaaaagcaattaaattactcaaatttgtcaaaaaaaaaaaaaaaatttgaagttgtattaaagttttaaatattatttgctacatattaatttaataaatatgttttaaaaagggtttttatagttaactaaaaccaaataaacactttttgttttttgaaataaaataaaaaaaatatgtattatatatatgtatttaaaaaaacacagacattttAATTCAGCTAGTTTaaggaaacatttctcattttcatttagtttaacttgatgtactaaaataaataaaactgaaataaaaataataaaagccatGTAGtcgtatttaaaaaaaaacaaacaaaacaaaaaccaataaatatggccaaaaaaaaaactaaaattaacacggaaatatagaaataaaaactaattatagTCTCTCACTGATACGAACGTAACGTTAAAAAGAGCACCAAAATAACACACACCGaaataacatacacaactatgtttttttacagtcattttagaatgaatattaaagttttaaatattaaaaatattagggTAAATGTTTCCATATGGTTTTACAGTGGTGTAGTGGTGTACAAGTGTATGTTTGctgtatattaatttattaaattatatttaaaaacaccaGAATGATAGCATTATTtctactaaaataattttagaattaatattaaagttttaaatattagaaatatgaAGGTAAATGTTTCCCTTTGTTCCACAGTGGTGTAAATTGTATGTTTTCtgtatattcatttattaaattacatttaaaaacaccagAATGATAgcattatttttactaaaataattaatattaaagttttacatattagaaatattagggTAAATGTTTCCATATGGTTTTACAGTGGtgtaaaatgtatgtttgcagtatattcatttattaaattatatttaaaaacaccaGAATGATAgcattatttttactaaaataattaatattaaagttttaaatattggaaatattaaGGTAAATGTTTCCCTATTGTTCCACAGTGGtgtaaaatgtatgtttgcagtatattgatttattaaattagatttaaaaacacCAGAATGATAGCATTATTtctgctaaaatattttaagaattaatattaaagttttaaatattagaaatattagggTAAAGGTTTCCCTATGGATCCACAGCGTTGTAAAATGTATGTCTTCTgtatactgatttatttaattatatttaaaaacatcagaattatAGCATTATTtctactaaaataattttagaattaataataaagttttaaatattagaaatattagggTAAATGATTCCCTATAGTTCCACAGTGGTGTAAAATGGGCTGTATATtcatcaaattatattttaaaaaaaacaccaaaatgataatattatttctgttaatattaaatattagaaatactGGCGTTTTCCTGCATTTCCACCAGAAATGCACACAGAAAGTAAACAAAAAGGGTCTATGTGGCTGTGAAACTGCGGTTTATACAATCTAATATGTCTCAAGTGGTTTAGAAGAGACAGCGCCACAAGTGCTCTCACGGGCGGCTGGGTTGCTAATGATGACCACCCACCACAGGCCCCTTCCTTTGCCACTCAGTAAAAAGTCCTCACAACTTCACATTGTGAATGAGCTGAAGTGTGTGAAAGCTATATGCTCCAGTCCACCCCAAGCAGCAAGTAATACCTAATCCACAGCAGATAAACGTTCAAGAAATACAGCACCTGTGATGCGGGAATCTTTTAATTTGCCACTTGCTTGCATTGTGATCACAGGGTCAGCGTCAAACATTAACTACCCAAATCCATAAATGATTTCGACTTTTGAAGTTTCTCAAAGCAGATCAAAAGATGTTGGCTTACCTTTGGGCCAGTCATCAGGAAATTATTCACTGACCTGGAAGATAGAGCAGCCTATTAAGTCAGCTGACCCATAACTTTTATATGTTCCCCTTGAAATTACAAGTAATGCTTCACATtgataaaacatcatttttaacattttaaaatcgaAATATGTTACTGATCTTAAGTAGGCTACATTTTCAAATGGAAACTACAGCTTAAAAACGAAAGGTTTCATTAGAGtttcatacatatacatacatccAGATTTGCTTTGgtacaataattaaaatttcgaacgattttcatatatatataatgacaagTTTATAAATGAGAACAGCGTTTCGCTTTTCCTCAGCTTTTCCTCTAACCAATGAAACGAGTCTCAAAGCATCTTTATGACGGAACGGGAACTGATTTGTGTAAGTGTCTGTTTCACCCCGATTTTTTAATTCAGAGATCCAGAGATAAACTCAGAATGAAAAACCTCGATATAAACACACgtaaaaatgctacatttaGCGTCAGCACCGCCTGCGTAAAGGAAAATAAAACGCTGAACTCACCAACTGCAGCAAGACTTCATGTGAGCCATCAGGATGAAAGCGTAATAATAAACCTCCAAATGCATGAACATCCTGAGAGACACGACTGGCAGACTTTTCTTCACCTTGGAAAGCAGAGGGGTCTGCAAGAGCTCTATATAACCTACATCCAGAATTCAGAGGCTGGGGGTCTCATGTGTGAGCCAAGGGGGTTCTGAAATGGAGCTCCTCTCATCCCAACAAGAGATTATCTGCTTAATTAAAGATTTTCCCTTTTCTTACTcgttcagccaatcagaactatTGTACCAGAGAGAGATTGAAATGATCAAAAGGGCACCCTGGGCTCCTCCATGACAAATAGCTGGGAAGAGCTCCCTGCGTGCTAACAGTTGGAGTGAATTAATATGAAATCAGGATGGCATCTCTAAGGTTGTGCCTTAAAACTCAATTTCAAGAGCAGCATGAAAGGGTTTGATACAGTAGTGGCTGATAAAGCTCGGGGATTACTGACATTATCTACTGGATCAAACGACAAATGTTATTTGCAGGCTGCCGTTGTGAGGAACTTAAATTTAGTCGGGATACGCAGAAGTACGTTTAAATGCGATACAGAAAGGCTAATAAATTAGATTACATTAAAATAGGTTAAACAA is from Labeo rohita strain BAU-BD-2019 chromosome 13, IGBB_LRoh.1.0, whole genome shotgun sequence and encodes:
- the wnt8b gene encoding protein Wnt-8b is translated as MFMHLEVYYYAFILMAHMKSCCSWSVNNFLMTGPKAYLIYSSSVAAGAQSGIEECKYQFAWDRWNCPERALQLSTHSGLRSANRETAFFHAISSAGVMYTLTRNCSLGDFDNCGCDDTRNGQRGGQGWLWGGCSDNVGFGEAISKQFVDALETGQDARAAMNLHNNEVGRKAVKGTMQRTCKCHGVSGSCTTQTCWLQLPEFREVGNYLKEKYHRAVKVDLLRGAGNSAASRGAIAETFSSISRKELVHLEDSPDYCLENRTLGLPGTEGRECLRKGKNLSKWEKRSCKRLCGECGLAVEERRAETVSSCNCKFHWCCAVKCEQCRKTVTKYYCVKRTKRVKNDSASRRKSYRLKKKH